The genomic stretch AACAACTGTTGATTGGCATCCTACTTTGCCCATTTTCGTGACTGGATCAGCTGATAACTCGGTTCGAGTAACGTCTATTTTATAAAGGCCTCACTTCAGTGTCTTTATTCTTGGTCTGTTGGAGGTTGAACGGAGTTTTCTTAGTTGGTTTGACACTTGCATTCTGAGCAGGCTTTGTTGAATGGATGTTGTAATTCATTGAACAGGTTATTTGTAATGTATTAACCATTCATTCATATAATATCTTTTCAACTTCTTTTATTTGTAACTGCATGTGTGCTTCATGTGTGAGTGATAGTGTGGCGCTGCGGTTCCTTGCTAATatttttaaggggaaacttcattttagacCTTTGAAATATTGCACGATTTGACATACCTCCCTCGAACTTTGaaacctttcaatttggacaattgaacttttaattgcagtcaatttgaatccTTCcgtcaaatcgcgtggtagtTCAAGTGTGTAAAGGGAagttttccttatttttattgttcCCTACACATTTGCAATGTGATATGTgtaaatttcataaatattcTAATTTGTGCATTGGGATGTGTATAGTACCTTCAAAAAAGGGATCCGGATCCCCCCAATTGGGAAGAAATTGGaaattctccaattgttaatcgtgacccttcattttaaattcaatggtctataaaatcatttgaatctcggtaaaacaaaagtcaGCATTTAATGCCtcggttatacaaaagcagctgacattttatagaccattgaatttaaaatgaagggttgcggttaacaattggagaatctccaatttctttcaaattggagGGAATCTCAATCCTCCAAAAAGTGGGGTTGTACTTCATTCCCAAAACCTAGCGCCTCTTTCTCTCACCAAAGCCTTCTGCTCTCTATTGATACGATCTTTTGTTTGGAAGCAAACTTTAATagatttgttcttatttttgttttcggTGCAAATTTAGGAATCAGTTATGTGAAAAAACTCAACTTTTTacttgtgtgttttttttttttcatgaaatctACGCTTGATTAGTACAAATTCATATGCAAAAGAGGTGGGTCAAAGCATCCGTAATTGCATGGGCTTTTTGAAATTTATGCTCTACATTTGAGTTGAATCCACTTCCAAACAAGGTTGAGGGAGGAAATCGGCTTTAGCATTTAAGGGAGGGTTTGGGCTGTGTATAGTAAGTTAAAAGAAGGGGGTTGTTTTTCTAGTAAATGGTGAGACCAGTAATTTATTATGTTGCGTTTGGTTGGGTTTACTAGAATTGTTTTCAACGGTTATTAGTGGAATGGAATAATCTTTAACCTTTTAGACTTATAGTACACAAAAATGTTGCTTTTAGATGAAAGTCCACAATTGCTTTTTAGGAGAACATTTGTAAgcttagaaaaatataattacgtAAGCAagcatacagggaaaaaaaaaaaaaaaaaacaatgcacttaaaattttttttttaaaaatatatataaaacttttctTAAGTAGAGGCCAAAGTTAACAGCttcaaaaaaaaaccaacaattcTTATTtgctcagaagaaaaaaaacaaaaacaaaaacaaaaaatcaaaaaccaacaATTATAATACCATTACAGTTTACAGAGGACAACCGACAACGAAACTTCAAGAATGAATTATTTGAAAGGAAGAGCAATTACTGAGAACAACATTTCTACCTTGACTAAAGGTTTTCTTGTTAGCACCGATCGAGTCCTTCACTTTCTCAGTAATTTGGCCATGCCAATAGCTATTGTTACATAGAGCCAATCTCCTATTCTCTCAAGGTACTGGAAATAGGCATGCCTCCAAGAACTTTTCAATAGCAACGATCCACAAATACCCCAAAATCCAACAATGAATCCAAGTACAATGCTAGTATAAAACCATAAATGTTCGTGAGAGTTTGCATGTTCTTGATTATTGCCTTCTCCATCAATGCTACTAGTTCGAGGACCTTGAGCTGCTTCGTCTCCCGGACATCTTTTCAAAAGAGGCAAGCCACAAAGATCTTGGTTACCTATATATGCAGAAGCACTGAAACTTTGGAGTTGGGTACCTTTTGGGATTCTACCTGACAAGTTGTTGTCTGACAAAATCAAGTCGCTTAGGAAGGTCAAATCAACAAGGCTTGGTGGAATTATACCTGAAAGGTGATTTTTCGACAAGTCCAAAGACTCCAATCTCTCCATGTCACCAATATTATGAGGGATAATGCCGGTCAACAAGTTTCTAGATAGATTTAACCCAATTAATCCCGAGAGACTTGTTATTTCTTTTGGAATTTCACCTTTCAATTTGTTGCTCGAAAGATCGATAAGTTTTACTAGTCCAAGAGTTTTACTATACTCgagatatttttctttgaaagccACCATTGAATTGTCCATGTAGGTGGACACATGCCCAGAGCTGATGGCCTCCCAAGTAATGTAATCTTGAGAAATGCTTACTTTTGAGCTTTGCGTTTGAGCCATGACAGTGAAGTTATTGAGGCATTTCGGTATAGTCCCTCTAATATCGTTGTGAGAGAGGTCCAAAATTTGGAGAGAAGTTAGATGACATAATTGCAACGGTATGTGACCAATGAACAAGTTTGATGCCAAATGAAGAACAATCAAATGTGGTAGGCTTGTGCCTATCCATGTTGGAATCCTTCCGGAGATTCTGTTTTCTCTAAGATCCAATAGCTTCAAGAAAGAGCAGTTTATCAATGACTTCGGAAATTCTCCGATAAAACTGTTGTTATGCAAATCCAATGTTTTTACTCCAAATGGGCCACCAGATGGTTTACCACTAGAATCACAGATGCCTCCAAAAGAATCGGGGATTCTTCCAAAGAAATTATTGTTTGCCAAACTAAACTTGCCAGAAAAAGACTTATCCCTCCAACAATTAGGGAGTTCTCCAGATAACAAGTTATTCGAAAGATCAAAGTAACCATAATTACTCATGGATCTATTTGTTTGGCATATGGATGTAATAGATCCTTGGAACTTGTTATTGGAGAGATTTAACAGGCCCCAACAAGAATTAAGTTGTGGCAATGGACCGCTAAAGTTGTTATAACTCAAATCTGTTATATGATAATCAAAAAAGCTTGATGAAAACCAATGAAGAGGTATGGTACCCTTGATATGGTTGTGGGACAGATTTAAGAGCTTTATATTGGAAGAAAGGTTCCAAAACCAGTTGGGGATAGTATCTGAAATTCCTACATCTGCCATTTCAAGCTTTGAAAAATTCTTTTGTGTTTGAAGCCATTGAGGAAACGCTGACCCCAATTTGCAATAACTCAATCCTATGATATCCAGATGAAATGGGGGAACCCAATTTGAACTAAACTTCAATGACAAAGAATTAAAAGACAAGTCCAATTGATTTAAACTGGAAAGATttgacaagtgtgcttcagtgaCATCGCCTTCTAAAGAATTTGAAGACACAGCTAGAACTTGGAGCATAGAAAGTTCTCCCACACTTTTGGTTAAACTTCTATTTAACCGGTTGTGGGATAGACGCAACTCTctcaagaaagagaaatttgaaagatcAAGTACCTCTCCACTTATATTATTGTAAGACAAGTCTAATACTTGCAAGTTGTGAAGATTCTCCAAAGTTCGTGGCATCACCCCTCGAAGGTTGTTTCCAGAGAGGTCGAGATGAACAAGAGCTACCATTTTCCCAAAAGCTCTTGGAATTGATTCAAGGTTGTTGCCAGAGAGGTCGAGATGAACAAGAGCTACCATATTCCCAAAAGCTCTTGGAATTGAACCAAGGTTGTTAACCCCAAGGTTAAGAAAGACAAGGCTATTGGTATATTTGAATAGCCATGGGAATACGGAGGAGTTGAGATGATTCCAAGAGAGATCAAGGAATGAAAGTGGTGAAGAAGAATTAGCATTGACAAGCACAGGAGGAATCGGCATGGAGAGCTCACAATAAAATAGACTTAAGTGTAATAAAGAAGGGAGCATGTTGACCTTATCTGGCCAATTGACAACCTTGCTAAGGTTCACATAACCCATATCTAAGTGCCTTAAAGAGGAGAGATTAAAGAGCCAGTCAAGATTGTGGTCCTCAATCAGCCTAGGAAAGTTAGAGCTGAGATCAAGAGAAATCAAGCTTGAGAGATTTCCAAACCACTGTGGAATGGTTCCAGAAAAAGAGTTGTAGGAAAGATTGAGATACCGTAATTTAGTGAGTGAACCAATGAATTCTGGGAGGATGGAGAAATTATTGCAACTTAAGTCGAGGTAAGTCAAATGCTGCAAACCAAGTAATGAAGAGTTTATCTCACCATGTAGATATTTGGGCCGGGGTTCAGAGTACCGATAGTCTCCCCGAAGATCAAGCTTGACAACATGAGCAGTTCGGTTGCTGCATTTGATTCCTTTCCAATTGCAACAATCTTCCTCATGACTGCCCCAAGAAGACAGCAGACCGTCATCATCTTGAAGGCCTCGTTTGAATTTGAGGAGTGCTTGTCTTTCTTCCTCTATGCATCTGACTTCTGAATTACGgaaattcaaaccaaaacaaattgaagTTGCGGTAcacaggaggaggaggaggaggaggccaaGGAGAAGCAACAATGCAGCATAAGGGCCTCTCATTGTTTGACGCTCTAAGTCTTTGGGAGTGGTGGTGGGTAAGAGGTGAAGCTGAGATAAAAAGAAGTTATAATCAGAAGATCGATGCAACTACTGCTGGTTTTGGTGTCCAAAGTAAACCATATGGATATtgtatttatattgctattggCTACAATTATAATGTAACAGTGCCTTGAAAAGTCTAAAACAAACTTGCAAATTAATGCAAACATCAATTATACAGAAACTTCGGGGAAGACTCGACAGTCAACTTGCAAATGGAAAAAACTTCCTGCTGGGATCGAGTAGGCCGGGACACAACTGAATGAAATGTTGGCAACAAGTTTCTCATCTTTTCtcgtttttattaaaaaagaaaaaaaaaaaaaaaaaattaaactccctttctttcacaaaaaattcaaaattcatttcctctttatatcacatcaattaattcttattactattttaagaaaacaaaaatggaaaaaaattaaactcctttcttcaaacaatttttctaatatttgttAACAAGCTGTTTATTGGTCGTAACAAATGCGTCCAACTACCAAATTTGTACTTGGTTTTGCATGACTGAGGTTTGATGGCTTAGAGGGTAAGCCGATGCAAGCTGTGTTCTGGTGTGGTGGGTGATTGTGTTGTTGTGTTAGTGTTCCACGTGAacgctaaaaaaaataataattcatatcacttttaataaaaaattaaagaaattaaaaacttcaaaaattaattaattattgtcaaATGCTTCCCAAAGAGAGAAGCCATGCACACGGCTAATAACCACCAATTAAATGAAATACAAATTGTCGAGGATGAGAACACTGGAGCATTAAAAGCATTATTTaaattacatattatatatgatctCTCGATCTGCAAATTTTTTGTCGTACATAGCATTGCCAATTGGAGTAGTACGTAGCAATTCCTGATATAGTAAGCAACGAGGTAAAAGAAAACCATTAGTCTGGAGACACTAGCTAGCTAGATGGACAGCTTCTTCATGCAAAGTGAAACTTGGCATCCAGAATAAGTGTTTTGCCCTGTTGCCTTCATTGACAATCTGCTTCTTATTTGCATTGCTGCgcagcaaataaaaaaaaatggcgaaTGTtagagaaaagtaaaaataaaaacagcgTCGTGGTGCTAATTGTTTATAATCCATATTTATTCAGTTCTTACGGTAAGTGAGGTGAACATGTCTAGCAAATTAGTGAAAGATACCAAAGGTAATCTCATGGAACATTAATTTAGGCCTTCTCCAATATTCCATAGCACTTGCACTTTTCTAAAGAATCTATTGTCTTCCCATGTctataaatttcaaataactgtaatttttttttaatttattattattattattttttatctatgaGAAACTAATAGCACATAAATTGttcccaaggggtagctcaatcggctgtggactacgcctcatgaagcggaagtcactagttcaaatccctcCTTCCttttccccttcccttgtgtggacatgtcaaaaaaaaaaaaaaatagcacctAAATTTAGCTTTTTGAGCCAAGACAGCCAGCCATGAGACTTTGGAATTTCTCCCAAAAAATTAGTTGTTAGCCAAATTCAAAACGACTAATCAAGTTTATGTTGATACATAAAACAATTAGGGACCCTCAAGATAATGTGATTTTACAAGTATATACATTgcttttacaaagagaattgaAGAATTAAATGTGTTTAATTGTTGCAAGATCTGTGGGGAATGCAATTATCAGTTTGAGgaaaaatttaagtttattaAATGACTTTTTAGGCCAtgataaacatatatataatagtttaGGCCATGgcaaaatacttgaaaattGCTTtatgacaaattaaaaataagggaCCCTAAAAACAAGGCCACGGATTCACTTCACCTCCAGGCTCCAACCTCAAGGCCCATTCTCTCCCTCACTCACAACTTATGGCGGaatatttatagtttttagAGTACTAGCAACTAATTGAcagctcagaaaaaaaaaaaaaaaaaaaagactactaa from Corylus avellana chromosome ca1, CavTom2PMs-1.0 encodes the following:
- the LOC132190462 gene encoding receptor-like protein EIX2 produces the protein MRGPYAALLLLLGLLLLLLLCTATSICFGLNFRNSEVRCIEEERQALLKFKRGLQDDDGLLSSWGSHEEDCCNWKGIKCSNRTAHVVKLDLRGDYRYSEPRPKYLHGEINSSLLGLQHLTYLDLSCNNFSILPEFIGSLTKLRYLNLSYNSFSGTIPQWFGNLSSLISLDLSSNFPRLIEDHNLDWLFNLSSLRHLDMGYVNLSKVVNWPDKVNMLPSLLHLSLFYCELSMPIPPVLVNANSSSPLSFLDLSWNHLNSSVFPWLFKYTNSLVFLNLGVNNLGSIPRAFGNMVALVHLDLSGNNLESIPRAFGKMVALVHLDLSGNNLRGVMPRTLENLHNLQVLDLSYNNISGEVLDLSNFSFLRELRLSHNRLNRSLTKSVGELSMLQVLAVSSNSLEGDVTEAHLSNLSSLNQLDLSFNSLSLKFSSNWVPPFHLDIIGLSYCKLGSAFPQWLQTQKNFSKLEMADVGISDTIPNWFWNLSSNIKLLNLSHNHIKGTIPLHWFSSSFFDYHITDLSYNNFSGPLPQLNSCWGLLNLSNNKFQGSITSICQTNRSMSNYGYFDLSNNLLSGELPNCWRDKSFSGKFSLANNNFFGRIPDSFGGICDSSGKPSGGPFGVKTLDLHNNSFIGEFPKSLINCSFLKLLDLRENRISGRIPTWIGTSLPHLIVLHLASNLFIGHIPLQLCHLTSLQILDLSHNDIRGTIPKCLNNFTVMAQTQSSKVSISQDYITWEAISSGHVSTYMDNSMVAFKEKYLEYSKTLGLVKLIDLSSNKLKGEIPKEITSLSGLIGLNLSRNLLTGIIPHNIGDMERLESLDLSKNHLSGIIPPSLVDLTFLSDLILSDNNLSGRIPKGTQLQSFSASAYIGNQDLCGLPLLKRCPGDEAAQGPRTSSIDGEGNNQEHANSHEHLWFYTSIVLGFIVGFWGICGSLLLKSSWRHAYFQYLERIGDWLYVTIAIGMAKLLRK